The Ictidomys tridecemlineatus isolate mIctTri1 chromosome 1, mIctTri1.hap1, whole genome shotgun sequence DNA window ggatcgtgaattcaaagccagcctcagcaaaaagcgaggtgctaaaaactcagaccctgtctctttagagaaaaggactggggatatggctcagtggtctagtacccctgagttcaatccctggtatcaagaaaaaaaattttgaatccctatctctcgccatgcacaaaagttaactcaaaatggatcaaggagcttgatattaaatcagagacacggcatctgatagaagaaaaagttggctacgatctacatactgtgggatcgggccccaaattcctcaataggacacccatagcgcaagagttaacaactagaatcaacaaatgggacttactcaaactaaaaagttttttctcagcaaaagaaacaataagagagataaatagggagcctacatcctgggaacaaatctttaatccacacacttcagatagagccctaataaccagaatatacaaagaactcaaaaaattagacaataagataacaaataacccaatcaataaatgggccaaggacctgaatagacacttctcagaggaggacatacaatcaatcaataagtacatgaagaaatgctcaccatcgctagcagtcagagaaatgcaaatcaaaactaccctaagataccatctcactccagtaagattggcagccattaggaagtcaaacaacaataagtgctggagaggatgcggagaaaagggcactcttgttcattgctggtgggaatgcaaattggtgcagccaatttggaaagcagtatggagatttcttggaaagctgggaatggaaccaccatttgacccagctattccccttctcggtctattccctaaagacttaaaaagagcatgctacagggacactgctgcatccatgttcatagcagcacaattcacgatagcaagattgtggaaccaacctagatgcccttcaatagatgaatggataaaaaaaatgtggcatttatacacaatggagtattactctgcattaaggaacgacaaaatcatagaattttgagggaaatggatggcattagagcagattatgctaagtgaagctagtcaatcgttaaaaaacaaataccaaatgacccctttgatataaggggagtaaacaaggacagggtagggacgaagagcttgagaagaagatttacattaaacagggatgagaggtgggagggaaagggagtgagaatgatatataagaggaaaggaggggtaagacaagataatacaaatggaagaaatgatttatagtagaaggggtagagagagaaaaggggaggggaggggaggggaggggaggggggatagtagagaataggactgacagcagaatatatcagacactagaaaagcaatatgtcaatcaatggaagggtaactgatgtgatacagcaatttgtatacggggtaaagttgggagttcataacccacttgaatcaaactgtgaaagatgaggtattaagaactgtgtaatgttttgaacgaccaacaataataaaaaacaaaattaaaaaaaaaagaaaagaaaaaaaatttttttgattttcatCACTTTAAGACTAAGTCTTCCAGGTGtgctttttttttgaaatataaacaggacattgaaaaataaatatgatgatTTGGAGATTTTATATAAGTAATTTaatactttgatttttcttttgtttacctAGGGATTGATTAACCACCgagttcctttttatttatttaatttgagacagggcctaggccttcactaagttgctgagactggcctcaaacttgcagtcatacctcagcctcccaagtagctgtgattacaggtgatttttttgtttgttttggatattgggtattgaacccagggatgttttgcCACTGGATTATatctcctgcctttttttttttttaacttagggtctcactaagttgcttagggcctcaccaagttgctataGCTAGCCTTGAACCttcagttctcctgcctcaatctctcaagtcactgtgattacaggcttgtgccatgaCACCCAGtttctgctatttctttttttctccccctttttatttattgagacaagatctcattcAATTGCTTATGGCcctactaagttactgaggctggcctttgaactcaacatcctcctgccctggcctcccaaACCAacaagattacaggcatgtgccacagcactaGGCATCTCAGATATTTTAATCATTAAgatcatttggggaaaaaataggaAGCTTTCCAGTTACTTAATAGATCATGTACCTACAATAGCTAATAATAGATAATAATAGATGCTAAGATTGAAAGAATAACTAAGTTAATTGTATTGTTCTACTTTTAAGGTTAAAAACGACAACTAACGCCAACCATGAAAGATCCAAGTCGCAGCAGTACTAGCCCAAGCATCATCAATGAAGATGTGATTATTAACGGTCATTCTCATGAAGATGACAATCCATTTGCAGAGTATATGTGGATGGAAAATGAAGAAGAATTCAACAGACAAGTTAGTTTTGTATACAAATGTGTACTTTTTCATAGCTATTATTGCCTGTAAAATATGATTGATTTGTGCCTATCACTGAAATGTGTTTATCTTGTCATTTATTAAATGTGTGGATTTTTTTCACTACTCCTATTTTAATTAGCTTCTGATTACTACCAGGCTTAATATTTCATTGGTATTACTTGGAGAGCATGTATGTTTCAGTATTCCACCCTGGAAATTCTGATTCAGGAGGATTAGGGTAGAGCCTGGGAACCTGTTTTTCAAAAGCTTCCAGACAATTCTAGTGAGCAGTCAAGTTTTAAAACCACTGGCTTACACCAGTCAGATTGCTGTATTACACTGCAAGTCAAAAAAAATCCAGGAATCAAGAACAAATGGACACATATTAGGGTACAAAATTTCAGCTGAGATCCCTTATCTGATCATCCTGAAAAATCTGGCAccacttttctctttttgtttttttttttttttgctggggtacttagagacaggatctggcaAACTTGATTAGGGGAACActatgttgctgagaggttggttttgaacccctgatactcctgcctcagcctcctgagttgctgggatcacaggtgtgcaccaccatcccCAGTCCCACTTTTCTCTTTAGAGAACTCTCATATGTTGATAAatgttgtcttttattttgatactCTGATATCTCTTCTCATCTACTTTTTCATTCCTCCCCTGATTAGGATTTTGGTAATCAGTAGCTAACTTAGCTTCTCCATAGGCATTGATAGACATTCCAGAGTAAAACAGTTTAGTATTATTTCAGTAAGTATCAGGTggtgtatttaattttctttttaatgctggaACCCAGCCCTCAGACATGCTAGGGTCAGTTGAAGTGTCACCATTCCCCATTCTGGGTAGTAGGGATTGACCTagaagccctctaccactgattcacatgcccagccctattcttCAATTTTGAGATTGAGTctccaatttgtaatcctcttgcctcagcctccctgtagctgggattacaggcgtgcacgtCCACACCCAGTTGttgttggtttcttttttttttgttttgttttgtttttgatttgttttttttagttgtagttggacacaatacctttattttattcatatatttttatgtggtgctgaggatcgaacccagggtctcacatgtgcaagccgctaagccacaaccccagcccccagttttgtttttttaattacccATGCCCTGACTCTACCCCTAGACATTGGGTAGGATGAGTTTGTATAGTTTTAGATATCACAGATAACTCTGATACATATTTCTCAAGAGAACTCTCTTTATTTCTTACCTGCCATCCtcaataagaaaaatgtattctGGTAATACAAGTAAAGACATAGAAAAACCCTAAACAGATCTTCTTGATATTTATGgtaagcatttatttttctttagcacAGAAGTAGAGTAGAAAGCATGAcactatttttacttttatatttaaaaaaaaaaaaattacatgcctgtaatcccagctactcaggaagttgaggcaggaacatcaaagttcaagaccagcctcagcaacctagagaggccctaagcaacttaacaagcccctgtctcaaaattcaaaaattgtggaactgtgaatgtagctcagtggtaaagcatccctgggttcaatctctagtaccttttgtgtgtgtgtgtgtgtgtgtgtatgtgtattgaacctagggcctagTGCGTTctaagcatgtactctaccactgagttgtctGCCCCCACCAACCCCAAACAttgttaactatttttatttaaattattttttgtagttgtagatggacagatgcctttaCTTTATTCGTTATGTGGtgttaagaattgaacccagtgtctcacacatactgtgccaatgagccacaactcccacccctatttatttatttatttgtttatttatggtgctggggattggacctaaggacactgagctacatcctcagtcccctTTTTTTGGAGGCAGTGTCTTGCCAAATTGCTAAGGTTAAACCcgaacttacagtcctcctgccacagtctccaacatcactGAAAtaacaggcatacaccaccatgcctggtgtcattgtggttttaaatAGCTTAGTTAAGATATTTTAAGCCATTCCTAGTTAAAACTTAACAAGTGTGCTACAAATTATCCTTTATTTATTGTAAATCTAGATAGAAGAGGAGTTGTGGGAAGAAGAATTTATTGAGCGCTGTTTCCAGGAAATgctggaagaggaagaggaacacGAGTGGTTTATTCCAGCTCGAGATCTCCCACAAACAATGGACCAAATCCAAGACCAGTTTAATGACCTTGTTATCAGTGATGGCTCTTCTCTGGAAGATCTTGTggtaaaagttattttttcatctttttagatCCTAGGTCATCTTTCTCATAAGTGGAAAAGCCGGCCATCATCTGTTTAAGAAGAGTTCTCCATATCTTCCCCTTACAGAGGCCTCCCATGTCACATATGACATGGAGTGACTTTTGGTAACACTATCCAGTCTTAGACAATTAACCGAAATCTTGGCAACTGCTCTTAAGTCATGGTGTTGCCCTAGAATATTTAAAGATCTTTTAAGAGTTGATCTAGAAAAATACAAGATATTACCATGGGACTTGCTTTTGCAAAAGTAGCCTAATTAGAACTGTGATATTGTAAGGATTTTACAAGCTCTTGGCAGAAAAGGAACATACAGTTGTATTTCTAGTGTTTCATCAATGTTAATATATTTGCAGTAAAAAGTTTATTCAAGAATTATGATAACATTAGTACTAAGGAAGAAATTTATGAGTCCTTTGCTaaagttaaataaatgattttttctgAAAGCAAACAATTTTCTCTAGGTCTGAATGTTgacttttgggggggggggcgggtgcggtacagggattgaactcagaggcacttaaccactgagccacatccccagccttactgagacagtgtcttgctaatgCTGAAGCTGGTTtagaacttgcaaccctccttcctgagcctctgaCTAGCTGGATTTCAGGTGTACATCCCACACCTGACTTGAATATTTGCCTTTTAGTCCATATTTATAATATCTGGTTGCTTCTCCTACTCAGTGGACTCTGAAGTGTTTTTTGCAATTGTCTTTCACTTTCTTTGTTTCCTAATCTGTACTTGATAATTACTTATGAAGCTTCAAAACTAAAAATCAGTTCCTCTTGTGCATTGTAAGCTTGGGAGCATTAATCTTCTAGGCATGTTAATTTTTTAGAAGCACCCCAGAGAATTCATTATACAGCTATTCTACCCATCAGACATTTAGAAACTATTCTTCTAAAGGACTGTTTGGAGAACACTAAAATTTACATTATGGCATATTTTGTTGCAGTAAATAAAGATAACCAATTGAACACATCTATGATCTTATACTTTGTTGGGACATGCT harbors:
- the Paip2 gene encoding polyadenylate-binding protein-interacting protein 2, which gives rise to MKDPSRSSTSPSIINEDVIINGHSHEDDNPFAEYMWMENEEEFNRQIEEELWEEEFIERCFQEMLEEEEEHEWFIPARDLPQTMDQIQDQFNDLVISDGSSLEDLVVKSNLNPNAKEFVPGVKY